One Armatimonadota bacterium genomic region harbors:
- the pstA gene encoding phosphate ABC transporter permease PstA, whose product MSVLAADSAWQRRRIGRQRTARMFVAACQVATLLGLMFLGILLVDVTRDGAPYLRSELFTNFPSRFPSQAGYASALVGTLYVAGIMSLVAFPLGVLAAVYLEEYARPSPITRALELNIANLAAVPSVLYGLLGLGMFVEWMRMGKSILAGAFTLALLVLPLVILASREAIRAVPFSVREAAYALGATRWQVVRHHVLPYAAPGIFTGIILSLSRAVGETAPLIMLGALQYVPFLPRGIWDYFTVLPIQIFNYVSLPNPEFHRVAAAGILLLLGVLLFLNGTAIWLRNRATIRW is encoded by the coding sequence ATGAGCGTGCTCGCTGCGGATTCTGCATGGCAGAGACGCCGGATAGGCCGGCAACGAACTGCCCGGATGTTCGTGGCTGCCTGTCAGGTGGCTACCTTGCTGGGGTTGATGTTTCTGGGAATCCTGTTGGTGGACGTCACGCGAGACGGAGCGCCCTATCTGCGGTCGGAGCTGTTCACCAATTTCCCTTCGCGCTTTCCCTCTCAGGCAGGCTACGCGAGTGCCTTAGTAGGGACCCTCTACGTAGCAGGGATCATGAGCCTTGTGGCCTTTCCGCTGGGAGTGTTGGCTGCGGTGTACCTGGAGGAGTACGCGCGGCCTTCGCCCATTACCAGGGCCCTGGAGCTCAACATCGCCAATCTGGCCGCCGTCCCCTCGGTCCTGTACGGGCTGTTGGGGCTCGGGATGTTCGTAGAGTGGATGCGCATGGGGAAGAGCATTCTCGCGGGGGCATTCACCCTTGCCCTTCTAGTGCTGCCTCTCGTGATCCTGGCCTCCCGGGAGGCCATCCGGGCCGTGCCCTTCTCCGTCAGGGAGGCGGCCTATGCCCTGGGTGCCACCCGGTGGCAGGTGGTACGCCACCACGTGCTCCCCTACGCGGCCCCCGGGATCTTCACGGGGATCATCCTGAGTCTGTCCCGGGCTGTGGGAGAGACCGCTCCTCTCATCATGCTGGGAGCCCTCCAGTACGTACCGTTTCTCCCGCGCGGCATCTGGGACTACTTCACGGTACTTCCCATCCAGATCTTCAACTATGTCTCCCTCCCTAACCCGGAGTTCCACCGGGTGGCCGCTGCAGGGATTCTGTTACTGCTGGGGGTGTTGCTGTTCCTGAACGGCACTGCCATCTGGTTGCGTAACCGAGCCACCATCCGGTGGTAA
- the pstB gene encoding phosphate ABC transporter ATP-binding protein PstB: MQRILDTRPEISQRAVTITEPVLQIRDLRVWYGESAVLRGVSLDVPAQRITAVIGPSGCGKSTLIRCLNRMNDLIPGARVEGQVLFRGRDVYAPGVDPVEVRVRIGMVFQKPNPFPKSIYENVAFGLRLHRRLSRRELDERVERALRLAALWDEVKDDLHRKSGLELSGGQQQRLCIARALAVEPEVLLMDEPCSALDPISTARIEDLMEDLKRNYTIVIVTHNMQQAARVSDFTAFLLDGELVEFGPTEEVFTRPRDARTEDYITGRFG, from the coding sequence ATGCAACGGATCCTGGACACCCGACCCGAGATCTCTCAACGGGCAGTGACGATTACAGAACCTGTCCTGCAAATTCGAGACCTTCGAGTGTGGTATGGCGAGAGCGCAGTGCTGCGGGGTGTGAGCCTAGACGTCCCCGCGCAGCGGATCACCGCCGTCATCGGTCCTTCCGGTTGCGGCAAGAGTACCCTCATCCGTTGCCTTAACCGTATGAACGACCTCATCCCGGGCGCCCGGGTGGAGGGCCAGGTGCTCTTCCGGGGGCGGGACGTCTATGCACCTGGGGTGGATCCCGTGGAGGTACGGGTCCGCATCGGCATGGTGTTCCAGAAGCCCAACCCTTTCCCCAAGTCCATCTACGAGAACGTGGCTTTCGGCCTGCGGCTGCACCGCCGGCTCAGCCGCCGGGAGCTAGACGAGCGGGTGGAGCGGGCGTTGCGCCTGGCGGCTCTATGGGACGAGGTGAAGGACGACCTGCACCGTAAGAGCGGGCTGGAGCTCTCAGGAGGCCAGCAGCAACGGCTGTGCATCGCGAGGGCGCTCGCGGTGGAGCCCGAAGTACTGCTCATGGACGAGCCCTGCTCGGCTCTCGATCCCATCTCCACGGCCCGCATCGAGGACCTCATGGAGGACCTCAAGCGGAACTACACCATCGTCATCGTGACCCACAACATGCAGCAGGCGGCCCGGGTTTCGGACTTCACCGCGTTCTTGCTGGACGGAGAGCTGGTGGAGTTCGGACCCACGGAGGAGGTGTTCACCCGTCCCCGGGATGCCCGTACGGAGGACTACATCACGGGCCGGTTCGGGTAA